A stretch of DNA from Desulfobotulus mexicanus:
ACCACATTGCTGGGTATTGGTATTCTGCTGAATATCAGCATGCGCAGGTTTCTTTCGGATTGATGCTTTTTTTCTGCAAAGCAGATGAAACGGATGTTTTTGAAGAGTAAGTGCAAGTTTTTTAAAAAACATTGAAAAAGGAGGTTTGATGCTAAAATATGCTTAAAATATCAGGAATTTTTGAAAAAATCTTTGACTTTTTTGGCTTTTCAGTGGTAGGAAGCCTCGATTAAGTTTATGGCTGTGCGATTCGACAGATGTCCGGTGATCCGTATATCCGTCCGGTGAAGGCACAGATACGCAAAAGGTCTGGAACGCACGAATTCTGGAGGGCATTTATGAACATCAGCGTGGACGGATCCTTAGGAGTCCAGATCCTCAACTTTGTTGTGCTGATCGTTGTGCTGAACGCAGTGCTGTACAAACCCATACGGCAAATCCTTGCAAAACGCAGGGATACGGTCGAAGGGCTTTCATCGGCAATTTCACGGATGCAGTCTGAGGGTGATGAATGCCTTGAGGCTGTGAAGGCTGGTATCAGGGAAGCCAGAACCCGTGGAGTAAAGGAAAAAGATGCTGTAATTGAAAGCGTCAGCGCAGAAGAAAAAAAGCGGGTAGCCGAGATTCAGGAAGGGATCCAGAAGGATCTTGAAGCCTTCCGCATGCGTATTGCAGGGGAAGCTGAAGAGGCCCGGAAGGCTCTTGCCTCCCAGGCAGACGTCTTTGCCTCTGCCATTGCAGAGAAGATTCTCGGGAGGGCGATTTGATTATGAATGCAAAGGGTAGAAAACTGTTTTTTGCAGCACTGGCTTTTTTTATGGGTGCAGGTGTAGCCTTTGCTGCAGGAGATGGAGGAGAGTCGTGGAGTTCCATTGACACCTACAAGGTCATGAACTTTACGGCCCTTGTCCTTATTCTCTTTTTTCTTCTCCGGAAACCCGTTGCCAGATTTCTGAATGGGCGGATTGACGGAATAGAAAAACAGCTGGCAGACCTTGAGGAGCGAAGGCTTGCTGCAGAACAGGAACTGGCTGAATACCGTCGTCAACTGGAAAATATGGAAGACGAGGCTAAATCCATCCTGGAACAGTACAGAAAACAGGGCGAGGCTGCAAAGGAACGTATTCTTGAAGAGGCAAAAGCCTCTGCGGAGAAAATGCGTGAGCAGGCCCGTCGGAATATCGAACATGAGTTTGTTCGTGTTCGTGCAGGGCTTCAGGCGGAAGTTATGGAAAAAGCCCTGGAGCGGGCGGAGGCTCTGATTCAGGAAAAAATCAGCCCGGAAGATCATGCTCGGCTGACGGAAGAATATCTTAAAAAGGTGGTGGCATCGTGAAAAATCTTGCGGTAGCAAGGCGATATGCCAAAGCCTTGCTTTTAATTGGAAAAGAAGACGGGCAAATGGATACTTACAGGCAGGAGCTGCAGGATGTCTGTATGGTTTTTCAGGAAAATGAGGGCCTGCGTCAGATTCTCTCCAATCCTCTTCATGCCCGAACATCACGGAGGCAGATTCTTGGCTCGGTTCTTCAGAAAATGTCCCTGACTCAGGTGATGCAGTCTTTCATGCTTTTGCTCTTTGATAAGGGGCGCATTGTAAGGCTTGCGGACGTAGAGCGTTCCTACAGGGATCTTGCAGATGAGTTTCAGAATATTGCCCGTGCGCGGATCACATCCGCTGTTTCCCTGAGCGATACGGCTGTTGCGGGAATCCGCAATGCCCTTGTTCGGATGACAAACCGGGAGGTTGTCCTTGACGTGCATGAGGATCCCCGGATTATCGGTGGAATTGTCACCAAGGTCGGGGATCTGGTCTATGATGGTAGTATCAGAACCCAGTTACGGAATCTGAGAGAATCTTTTAAGAGGGGTGAAGGTATCTGATGGAAATCAAAGCGGAAGAAATCAGCCAGATCATCCAGGAGCAAATCAAGGATTTCGACAAGAGCGTACAGCTCAGCGAAACCGGTGTTGTCCTGTCTGTTGGCGACGGTATTTCACGTGTGTATGGCCTTGAAAAAGCGATGGCCCTTGAGTTGATCGAGTTTCCCGGTCAGGTGTTCGGTCTGGCACTGAACCTTGAAGAGGATAACGTAGGGATCGCCCTGATGGGGCCTGATACTGGCATTAAAGAAGGTGATGTGGTCAAGCGTACCGGGCGTATTGCCCAGGTGCCGGTGGGTGAAGCCATGCTGGGCAGGGTAGTGGATACCCTGGGTCAGCCTCTGGATGGAAAGGGACCTATAAATGCAACGGAGTCTCGCCGTCTTGAAATGGTGGCTCCCGGCGTTGTGGACAGGAAAAGCGTCCATGAGCCCATGTACACGGGTCTTAAGGCTATTGATGCCATGATTCCCATTGGTCGTGGTCAGCGTGAGCTTATCATTGGTGACCGGCAGATCGGTAAGACTGCTGT
This window harbors:
- a CDS encoding ATPase yields the protein MNISVDGSLGVQILNFVVLIVVLNAVLYKPIRQILAKRRDTVEGLSSAISRMQSEGDECLEAVKAGIREARTRGVKEKDAVIESVSAEEKKRVAEIQEGIQKDLEAFRMRIAGEAEEARKALASQADVFASAIAEKILGRAI
- a CDS encoding ATP synthase F0 subunit B, which gives rise to MNAKGRKLFFAALAFFMGAGVAFAAGDGGESWSSIDTYKVMNFTALVLILFFLLRKPVARFLNGRIDGIEKQLADLEERRLAAEQELAEYRRQLENMEDEAKSILEQYRKQGEAAKERILEEAKASAEKMREQARRNIEHEFVRVRAGLQAEVMEKALERAEALIQEKISPEDHARLTEEYLKKVVAS
- the atpH gene encoding ATP synthase F1 subunit delta; its protein translation is MKNLAVARRYAKALLLIGKEDGQMDTYRQELQDVCMVFQENEGLRQILSNPLHARTSRRQILGSVLQKMSLTQVMQSFMLLLFDKGRIVRLADVERSYRDLADEFQNIARARITSAVSLSDTAVAGIRNALVRMTNREVVLDVHEDPRIIGGIVTKVGDLVYDGSIRTQLRNLRESFKRGEGI